CTAGCAGCGAACGAGCGAGCGCCTCGATCGCTAGAACGGGCCGGCCAAATACTGTAGGCGGGACAGAAGGTACTCTCGCTATAGGCGAGATATGGCGGCAGAAGCGCTCGCCTCGCTCGATTCCAGTGATTCGCATCGGACGGATCGGGATACGTTGGTACCTCTTGCAATCTGGCAACTGTTCGCCATTTAATTTTTCCTCTCCCCATTTGCCCCCAAAAAATCTAAATATTTGTGCGTTAATTTTGCTAAAAAAAATCCTGTGCCATAATTGAAAATAAAAATCTGAAACTAGGGGAATTCACATTGCACGATGATCACATCCCCCATGGCCATCTTCCTAAGTAACTTCAGGCATGGAAAGCAAGCATGAAGTTCGCACCCCAATGTCAACACCTTACAACGCACTTCAACTCCACTCTCCCTCCTTCCACAACATCTCATAAACTGCTGTATTTCCCTTCTCCCTTGTTTCCATCTTCCTTTGTATGCAGCCTTCATGCATGCATGACTGACTGTCTAGCTAGCTCGAGCAGTAGAGCTAGTGCATGACGTGATGGCACCAACGTCCCTGCAGAGGCCGAGGAAGCCGAGGTGCCCCTCCCACCCCATGCTCTCTCTCTCCCCtgccctcctctccctcctcctcctagtCCCCTTCCTCTACCTCCTCATCCACCGTTCCGCGTGCTCCCCGCCCTTCAGCAGCCTCACGACCGCCAGGCGTTCATCCTCGAGCGTCAGCGGCTTCGCCGGAGACCTTCGCGACATCGAGTTCTCGTGGAACCACCTGCCGTTCATGTCGTCGAAGCCGCCCCTCGCCAAGCTCAAGATCGCCGTGTTCTCGCGGAAGTGGCCCGTGGCCACGGCCCCCGGCGGCATGGAGCGGCACGCGCACACGCTGCACACGGCGCTCGCCGCGCGGGGCCACCGCGTCCACGTGTTCACCTCGCCTCCACCGCATACCGAGGCCGCGCCCTCGCCCTCCGCCGATGGTCCTCAGCTGCATTTCCTTGACGGCACCCCCGGCCAGTGGCGGTGCGACGAGGCGTGGAAGCTGTACGAGGCTGAGGGCGACAACGATCCATTCGACGTCATCCACTCTGAGAGCGTGGCGGTGTTCCACCGGTACGCGCGCGGCGTGCCCAACCTGGTGGTGTCGTGGCACGGAATCTCCCTGGAGGCGCTGCACTCGGGCATCTACCAGGACCTCGCCCGCGGCGAGGACGAGCCCATGTCGCCGGCGTTCAACCAGAGCCTGTCGCAGTCGGTGCACCGGGTGCTGTCCGAGGTGCGCTTCTTCCGGAGCTACGCGCACCAGGTGGCCATCAGCGACTCCACCGGGGAGATGCTCCGCGACGTGTACCAGATCCCCGGCCGCCGCGTGCACGTAATCCTGAACGGTGTGGACGAGGCGCAGTTCACTCCGGACACGGAGCTCGGCCGCGCCTTCCGGGAAGAGATCGGGCTCCCCAAGAGCGCCGACCTCGTGCTCGGCGTCTCCGGGAGGCTCGTCAAGGACAAGGGCCACCCGCTGCTCTACGAGGCCTTCTCCAAGCTCGCCCTCCGCCACCCGAACGTGTAcctcctcgtcgccggcaaggGGCCGTGGGAGTCGAGGTACATGGACCTGGGACGCAACGCCAAGGTGCTTGGCGCGGTGCCGCCTGGGAAGCTCAGGGCGTTCTACAACGCGCTGGACGTGTTCGTGGACCCGACGCTGCGGCCGCAGGGCCTGGACCTGACGCTCATGGAGGCGATGCAATGCGGCAAGCCGGTGGTGGCCACGCGGTTCCCGAGCATCAAGGGAAGCATCGTGGTGGACGAGGAGTTCGGCCACATGTTCGCGCCCAACGTGGAGTCGCTGCTCGAGAGTCTGGAGGCGGTGGTGCAGGATGGCGCCCGGCGCGCCGCGGAGCGCGGCCGGGCGTGCAGGGAGTACGCCAGGTCCATGTTCGCGGCCACCAAGATGGCACTAGCGTACGAGAGGCTCTTCCTTTGTGTCAAGAACGAGACCTTCTGTGCGTACCCTTCTGAGTTTGATTAGTTTTCTCACCAGCATGTGCACTTGCTTAGTGATTTATGGCACACTAATAATCATAAATACAGTATGTTATTTAgtattttctttttctctctcctGCTTCCCACATGAACTGCCAGCTATGATACTAAACGGGTCTAAATTGTTTTAGAGAATGAGCGACACCTTATTCATAGCATAACAACTTTATGCTGCTTGTAATGGTTGGTATTATAAGTATGATACTAGTGTGTAATACTATATTTCTAATGCATAGTATTATATATCTCTATTCTTAATGGAcgagttggtgaatagtctccgcggtttattttcgctgggttttttcgtctctcctcccaccacctcCTCCCACcctggtccatcggtttatttttctctccactctttattacaaccagaacttttctaacgtataacaaatcacggatctaacttctttaaattatgcaaatcaatcgatttttcttattggttcaatttgtcttaggaaacaaataacagattttcaggaaacaaataatacattttaatctaactttcctaacttatctaaatcaatcgatttctcttattagtgaaatttgttttaggaaacaaataacagacacgtcacaaacgggcaTGTACTGATATCacattaccaaacaataaaaccccatttgcatagaaatcagttcaaaaatcctaacttttctaaatttttacctttccttgataacaaccaatatttcctatcttttccacctattgaaggaaatcacccATCCATCAAAATTAGCATTTTTTTTTGAATGAGATCTCCGGGTTATGAATTTTTTTTGTGActctttccaattgtgacctctccttccactccggctccttctcgcataaaCACCTCCACTACAGCCAGGTGACACCACCCCAGACCTcctgcctctccacaccttctccgccacctccttctCGTACTTCATTAGCAATCCCTCCGCCACATTTGTCCAcggcggtgtcgagggcatggcgcaGCAGCATACCATcggtagagcagc
The Triticum dicoccoides isolate Atlit2015 ecotype Zavitan chromosome 3A, WEW_v2.0, whole genome shotgun sequence genome window above contains:
- the LOC119271618 gene encoding D-inositol 3-phosphate glycosyltransferase 2-like, whose product is MAPTSLQRPRKPRCPSHPMLSLSPALLSLLLLVPFLYLLIHRSACSPPFSSLTTARRSSSSVSGFAGDLRDIEFSWNHLPFMSSKPPLAKLKIAVFSRKWPVATAPGGMERHAHTLHTALAARGHRVHVFTSPPPHTEAAPSPSADGPQLHFLDGTPGQWRCDEAWKLYEAEGDNDPFDVIHSESVAVFHRYARGVPNLVVSWHGISLEALHSGIYQDLARGEDEPMSPAFNQSLSQSVHRVLSEVRFFRSYAHQVAISDSTGEMLRDVYQIPGRRVHVILNGVDEAQFTPDTELGRAFREEIGLPKSADLVLGVSGRLVKDKGHPLLYEAFSKLALRHPNVYLLVAGKGPWESRYMDLGRNAKVLGAVPPGKLRAFYNALDVFVDPTLRPQGLDLTLMEAMQCGKPVVATRFPSIKGSIVVDEEFGHMFAPNVESLLESLEAVVQDGARRAAERGRACREYARSMFAATKMALAYERLFLCVKNETFCAYPSEFD